The Etheostoma spectabile isolate EspeVRDwgs_2016 chromosome 1, UIUC_Espe_1.0, whole genome shotgun sequence genome has a segment encoding these proteins:
- the lrrc49 gene encoding leucine-rich repeat-containing protein 49 isoform X2: MELTESKTMRSQKHNSVNDRWVCLTPMVNSCKLHLTTDKSIERAQRMTDSQDIVNEKNTNTGQTINHSNPDSPVHYLVPLACGAQSGLDAVSHVTQDASNKSRRPTNGAGATYYRNALNIAKQSGGSGGYKYNAVPGIPFTRLPCDSFASTVQQIDLDRRCLEECPQLGPMDELQLLNLQHNLITRIHHLSHLQQLVFLNLYDNHISEMTGIEYLSSLRILMLGKNRIHKICCLESLSNLTILDLHDNQICRIENVSHLIKLRVLNLAGNNISKVENMQGLNCLTELNLRNNCISIVTEVYRLPCLQRLFLSCNNITSFDQLACLGESHSLSELTLDGNPVALETWYKQAVLRCVLHLRQLDMKRITDEDRRMAGVQARKEEEKKRESHKQTIHKEKRRLAIRNAAQQWEGVRSCLELPPANGAKEEVSPESSPAHSPAQTNGLAQEPSPDEPRRVSPGSGPERPSGGTESRLRTNSRPNSPRDPKLVEAGSGSIQSLSLSDSHLAELDGDTLRLFGTGALEALERGWGVQTAGAVTVITFRYINFDAIVPTLPRIRIKFPNLSHLIFLETNISRLPQLAALTQVRRLDQLTIHPEGNPVVSLALWRSFLIYRLHHFNLQKINGQEVTMNDVIAAVRVFGTLGHIAATETPRCRLLLLLEESRKRQLQFLLEGRGRRAGLSPEELRDNGKLLGEGLSRALFNYPSRDCSAESPEEGTVESSERAAMIEQYLQELVQRASDTNLKGEALHKLWPSMFAEMVRDCVLEMRDRAAFRQASLARISETK, from the exons ATGGAACTAACTGAGAGCAAAACGATGCGATCTCAGAAACACAACAGTGTCAACGATAGATGGGTGTGTCTCACCCCCATG GTCAACAGCTGCAAATTGCACCTTACAACTGACAAGTCAATAGAGAGAGCCCAGAGGATG ACTGACTCGCAAGATATTGTAAACGAAAAAAATACGAATACCGGCCAAACAATTAATCATTCTAACCCAG ATTCCCCTGTGCATTATCTAGTTCCACTAGCGTGTGGTGCCCAAAGTGGTTTGGATGCAGTATCACATGTAACGCAAGACGCAAGTAACAAATCTAGGAGACCAACCAACGGGGCAGGGGCCACTTACTACCGCAATGCGCTAAACATTGCTAAGCAATCAG GTGGTTCTGGAGGATATAAATACAATGCAGTCCCTGGTATTCCCTTCACTCGATTGCCCTGTGACAGTTTTGCATCCACTGTTCAACAAATTGACTTGGACAG GCGCTGTCTGGAGGAATGCCCCCAGTTGGGTCCTATGGATGAACTACAGCTTCTCAACCTCCAGCACAATCTAATCACAAGGATCCATCATCTGTCACATCTGCAACAGCTTGTTTTCCTGAACCTGTATGACAATCACATTTCTGAAATGACTGGTATTGAATATCTAAGCTCTCTTAGGATCCTTATGCTGGGGAAGAACAG AATCCATAAAATATGCTGCTTGGAAAGCCTGTCCAATCTGACTATCCTGGATCTGCATGACAATCAG ATCTGCAGGATAGAAAACGTGTCCCACCTAATCAAGCTGCGAGTGTTGAACCTGGCAGGAAACAACATATCCAAAGTGGAAAACATGCAAGGCCTCAACTGTTTGACTGAACTCAACCTACGAAACAACTGCATATCTATTGTG aCTGAGGTGTACCGCCTGCCCTGCTTGCAGCGCCTCTTTCTCAGCTGCAACAACATCACCAG TTTTGATCAGCTAGCCTGCCTTGGAGAGTCACACTCCCTTTCTGAGCTCACCCTGGATGGGAATCCTGTAGCCCTGGAGACATGGTACAAGCAGGCCGTCCTGCGCTGTGTGCTTCATCTGAGACAGCTGGACATGAAGCGCATCACA GACGAGGATCGGCGCATGGCTGGTGTACAGGCTcgaaaagaggaggagaagaagagggagagtCACAAGCAGACTATTCATAAG gagaagcGGCGTCTGGCGATCCGTAATGCAGCGCAGCAGTGGGAGGGCGTCAGATCGTGCCTGGAGCTGCCACCCGCAAATGGTGCTAAAGAAGAAGTCAGTCCAGAGAGCAGCCCTGCCCACAGCCCCGCCCAGACCAATGGCCTTGCACAGGAACCATCTCCAGATGAACCCAG GCGGGTAAGTCCAGGTTCAGGACCAGAGAGACCATCAGGGGGAACGGAGAGCAGACTTCGCACTAATAGCCGTCCAAACAGCCCACGAGATCCCAA GCTTGTGGAGGCAGGGAGCGGCAGTATTCAGAGCTTGTCCCTCTCTGACAGTCACCTGGCGGAGCTGGATGGTGACACACTGCGGTTATTTGGAACCGGAGCCCTGGAGGCCCTGGAGAGGGGCTGGGGAGTTCAGACTGCTGGTGCTGTCACTGTAATAACCTTCCGCTACATCAACTTTGACGCCATTGTACCAACACTGCCGCGAATAAGGATCAAGTTCCCCAATCTATCG CACCTGATCTTCTTGGAAACCAACATCAGCCGTCTGCCCCAGCTGGCTGCCTTGACTCAGGTGAGGCGTCTGGACCAGCTGACCATCCACCCAGAGGGCAACCCAGTGGTCAGTCTGGCTCTTTGGCGCTCCTTCCTCATCTACCGCCTCCACCACTTCAACCTGCAGAAGATCAACGGCCAAGAG GTCACTATGAATGATGTGATCGCTGCAGTGCGTGTGTTTGGGACACTGGGTCATATAGCAGCCACCGAAACTCCACGTTGCCGGCTCCTCCTGCTGCTAGAGGAATCCAG GAAGCGTCAGCTACAATTCCTGTTAGAGGGACGTGGCAGGCGGGCAGGACTGAGTCCAGAGGAGCTGCGAGATAATGGGAAGCTCCTGGGAGAAGGCCTGAGCAGGGCGCTGTTCAACTACCCAAGCAGAGACTGCAGTGCAGAGAGCCCTGAG GAGGGCACTGTGGAGTCATCGGAACGTGCTGCTATGATAGAGCAGTATCTGCAGGAGTTGGTCCAAAGGGCATCAGACACCAATCTGAAGGGTGAAGCACTACACAAGCTCTGGCCCTCCATGTTTGCTGAGATGGTGAGGGACTGTGTATTGGAGATGAGGGACCGAGCGGCCTTCCGCCAAGCCAGCCTTGCGAGGATCTCTGAGACCAAGTGA
- the lrrc49 gene encoding leucine-rich repeat-containing protein 49 isoform X1 has product MELTESKTMRSQKHNSVNDRWVCLTPMVNSCKLHLTTDKSIERAQRMTDSQDIVNEKNTNTGQTINHSNPENRLHACRRLAQTPLVPSFARYSTDSPVHYLVPLACGAQSGLDAVSHVTQDASNKSRRPTNGAGATYYRNALNIAKQSGGSGGYKYNAVPGIPFTRLPCDSFASTVQQIDLDRRCLEECPQLGPMDELQLLNLQHNLITRIHHLSHLQQLVFLNLYDNHISEMTGIEYLSSLRILMLGKNRIHKICCLESLSNLTILDLHDNQICRIENVSHLIKLRVLNLAGNNISKVENMQGLNCLTELNLRNNCISIVTEVYRLPCLQRLFLSCNNITSFDQLACLGESHSLSELTLDGNPVALETWYKQAVLRCVLHLRQLDMKRITDEDRRMAGVQARKEEEKKRESHKQTIHKKRRLAIRNAAQQWEGVRSCLELPPANGAKEEVSPESSPAHSPAQTNGLAQEPSPDEPRRVSPGSGPERPSGGTESRLRTNSRPNSPRDPKLVEAGSGSIQSLSLSDSHLAELDGDTLRLFGTGALEALERGWGVQTAGAVTVITFRYINFDAIVPTLPRIRIKFPNLSHLIFLETNISRLPQLAALTQVRRLDQLTIHPEGNPVVSLALWRSFLIYRLHHFNLQKINGQEVTMNDVIAAVRVFGTLGHIAATETPRCRLLLLLEESRKRQLQFLLEGRGRRAGLSPEELRDNGKLLGEGLSRALFNYPSRDCSAESPEEGTVESSERAAMIEQYLQELVQRASDTNLKGEALHKLWPSMFAEMVRDCVLEMRDRAAFRQASLARISETK; this is encoded by the exons ATGGAACTAACTGAGAGCAAAACGATGCGATCTCAGAAACACAACAGTGTCAACGATAGATGGGTGTGTCTCACCCCCATG GTCAACAGCTGCAAATTGCACCTTACAACTGACAAGTCAATAGAGAGAGCCCAGAGGATG ACTGACTCGCAAGATATTGTAAACGAAAAAAATACGAATACCGGCCAAACAATTAATCATTCTAACCCAG AAAACAGGTTGCATGCTTGCAGAAGACTTGCCCAGACACCTCTGGTGCCATCATTTGCCCGTTACTCAACAGATTCCCCTGTGCATTATCTAGTTCCACTAGCGTGTGGTGCCCAAAGTGGTTTGGATGCAGTATCACATGTAACGCAAGACGCAAGTAACAAATCTAGGAGACCAACCAACGGGGCAGGGGCCACTTACTACCGCAATGCGCTAAACATTGCTAAGCAATCAG GTGGTTCTGGAGGATATAAATACAATGCAGTCCCTGGTATTCCCTTCACTCGATTGCCCTGTGACAGTTTTGCATCCACTGTTCAACAAATTGACTTGGACAG GCGCTGTCTGGAGGAATGCCCCCAGTTGGGTCCTATGGATGAACTACAGCTTCTCAACCTCCAGCACAATCTAATCACAAGGATCCATCATCTGTCACATCTGCAACAGCTTGTTTTCCTGAACCTGTATGACAATCACATTTCTGAAATGACTGGTATTGAATATCTAAGCTCTCTTAGGATCCTTATGCTGGGGAAGAACAG AATCCATAAAATATGCTGCTTGGAAAGCCTGTCCAATCTGACTATCCTGGATCTGCATGACAATCAG ATCTGCAGGATAGAAAACGTGTCCCACCTAATCAAGCTGCGAGTGTTGAACCTGGCAGGAAACAACATATCCAAAGTGGAAAACATGCAAGGCCTCAACTGTTTGACTGAACTCAACCTACGAAACAACTGCATATCTATTGTG aCTGAGGTGTACCGCCTGCCCTGCTTGCAGCGCCTCTTTCTCAGCTGCAACAACATCACCAG TTTTGATCAGCTAGCCTGCCTTGGAGAGTCACACTCCCTTTCTGAGCTCACCCTGGATGGGAATCCTGTAGCCCTGGAGACATGGTACAAGCAGGCCGTCCTGCGCTGTGTGCTTCATCTGAGACAGCTGGACATGAAGCGCATCACA GACGAGGATCGGCGCATGGCTGGTGTACAGGCTcgaaaagaggaggagaagaagagggagagtCACAAGCAGACTATTCATAAG aagcGGCGTCTGGCGATCCGTAATGCAGCGCAGCAGTGGGAGGGCGTCAGATCGTGCCTGGAGCTGCCACCCGCAAATGGTGCTAAAGAAGAAGTCAGTCCAGAGAGCAGCCCTGCCCACAGCCCCGCCCAGACCAATGGCCTTGCACAGGAACCATCTCCAGATGAACCCAG GCGGGTAAGTCCAGGTTCAGGACCAGAGAGACCATCAGGGGGAACGGAGAGCAGACTTCGCACTAATAGCCGTCCAAACAGCCCACGAGATCCCAA GCTTGTGGAGGCAGGGAGCGGCAGTATTCAGAGCTTGTCCCTCTCTGACAGTCACCTGGCGGAGCTGGATGGTGACACACTGCGGTTATTTGGAACCGGAGCCCTGGAGGCCCTGGAGAGGGGCTGGGGAGTTCAGACTGCTGGTGCTGTCACTGTAATAACCTTCCGCTACATCAACTTTGACGCCATTGTACCAACACTGCCGCGAATAAGGATCAAGTTCCCCAATCTATCG CACCTGATCTTCTTGGAAACCAACATCAGCCGTCTGCCCCAGCTGGCTGCCTTGACTCAGGTGAGGCGTCTGGACCAGCTGACCATCCACCCAGAGGGCAACCCAGTGGTCAGTCTGGCTCTTTGGCGCTCCTTCCTCATCTACCGCCTCCACCACTTCAACCTGCAGAAGATCAACGGCCAAGAG GTCACTATGAATGATGTGATCGCTGCAGTGCGTGTGTTTGGGACACTGGGTCATATAGCAGCCACCGAAACTCCACGTTGCCGGCTCCTCCTGCTGCTAGAGGAATCCAG GAAGCGTCAGCTACAATTCCTGTTAGAGGGACGTGGCAGGCGGGCAGGACTGAGTCCAGAGGAGCTGCGAGATAATGGGAAGCTCCTGGGAGAAGGCCTGAGCAGGGCGCTGTTCAACTACCCAAGCAGAGACTGCAGTGCAGAGAGCCCTGAG GAGGGCACTGTGGAGTCATCGGAACGTGCTGCTATGATAGAGCAGTATCTGCAGGAGTTGGTCCAAAGGGCATCAGACACCAATCTGAAGGGTGAAGCACTACACAAGCTCTGGCCCTCCATGTTTGCTGAGATGGTGAGGGACTGTGTATTGGAGATGAGGGACCGAGCGGCCTTCCGCCAAGCCAGCCTTGCGAGGATCTCTGAGACCAAGTGA
- the lrrc49 gene encoding leucine-rich repeat-containing protein 49 isoform X4 codes for MELTESKTMRSQKHNSVNDRWVCLTPMVNSCKLHLTTDKSIERAQRMTDSQDIVNEKNTNTGQTINHSNPENRLHACRRLAQTPLVPSFARYSTDSPVHYLVPLACGAQSGLDAVSHVTQDASNKSRRPTNGAGATYYRNALNIAKQSGGSGGYKYNAVPGIPFTRLPCDSFASTVQQIDLDRRCLEECPQLGPMDELQLLNLQHNLITRIHHLSHLQQLVFLNLYDNHISEMTGIEYLSSLRILMLGKNRIHKICCLESLSNLTILDLHDNQTEVYRLPCLQRLFLSCNNITSFDQLACLGESHSLSELTLDGNPVALETWYKQAVLRCVLHLRQLDMKRITDEDRRMAGVQARKEEEKKRESHKQTIHKEKRRLAIRNAAQQWEGVRSCLELPPANGAKEEVSPESSPAHSPAQTNGLAQEPSPDEPRRVSPGSGPERPSGGTESRLRTNSRPNSPRDPKLVEAGSGSIQSLSLSDSHLAELDGDTLRLFGTGALEALERGWGVQTAGAVTVITFRYINFDAIVPTLPRIRIKFPNLSHLIFLETNISRLPQLAALTQVRRLDQLTIHPEGNPVVSLALWRSFLIYRLHHFNLQKINGQEVTMNDVIAAVRVFGTLGHIAATETPRCRLLLLLEESRKRQLQFLLEGRGRRAGLSPEELRDNGKLLGEGLSRALFNYPSRDCSAESPEEGTVESSERAAMIEQYLQELVQRASDTNLKGEALHKLWPSMFAEMVRDCVLEMRDRAAFRQASLARISETK; via the exons ATGGAACTAACTGAGAGCAAAACGATGCGATCTCAGAAACACAACAGTGTCAACGATAGATGGGTGTGTCTCACCCCCATG GTCAACAGCTGCAAATTGCACCTTACAACTGACAAGTCAATAGAGAGAGCCCAGAGGATG ACTGACTCGCAAGATATTGTAAACGAAAAAAATACGAATACCGGCCAAACAATTAATCATTCTAACCCAG AAAACAGGTTGCATGCTTGCAGAAGACTTGCCCAGACACCTCTGGTGCCATCATTTGCCCGTTACTCAACAGATTCCCCTGTGCATTATCTAGTTCCACTAGCGTGTGGTGCCCAAAGTGGTTTGGATGCAGTATCACATGTAACGCAAGACGCAAGTAACAAATCTAGGAGACCAACCAACGGGGCAGGGGCCACTTACTACCGCAATGCGCTAAACATTGCTAAGCAATCAG GTGGTTCTGGAGGATATAAATACAATGCAGTCCCTGGTATTCCCTTCACTCGATTGCCCTGTGACAGTTTTGCATCCACTGTTCAACAAATTGACTTGGACAG GCGCTGTCTGGAGGAATGCCCCCAGTTGGGTCCTATGGATGAACTACAGCTTCTCAACCTCCAGCACAATCTAATCACAAGGATCCATCATCTGTCACATCTGCAACAGCTTGTTTTCCTGAACCTGTATGACAATCACATTTCTGAAATGACTGGTATTGAATATCTAAGCTCTCTTAGGATCCTTATGCTGGGGAAGAACAG AATCCATAAAATATGCTGCTTGGAAAGCCTGTCCAATCTGACTATCCTGGATCTGCATGACAATCAG aCTGAGGTGTACCGCCTGCCCTGCTTGCAGCGCCTCTTTCTCAGCTGCAACAACATCACCAG TTTTGATCAGCTAGCCTGCCTTGGAGAGTCACACTCCCTTTCTGAGCTCACCCTGGATGGGAATCCTGTAGCCCTGGAGACATGGTACAAGCAGGCCGTCCTGCGCTGTGTGCTTCATCTGAGACAGCTGGACATGAAGCGCATCACA GACGAGGATCGGCGCATGGCTGGTGTACAGGCTcgaaaagaggaggagaagaagagggagagtCACAAGCAGACTATTCATAAG gagaagcGGCGTCTGGCGATCCGTAATGCAGCGCAGCAGTGGGAGGGCGTCAGATCGTGCCTGGAGCTGCCACCCGCAAATGGTGCTAAAGAAGAAGTCAGTCCAGAGAGCAGCCCTGCCCACAGCCCCGCCCAGACCAATGGCCTTGCACAGGAACCATCTCCAGATGAACCCAG GCGGGTAAGTCCAGGTTCAGGACCAGAGAGACCATCAGGGGGAACGGAGAGCAGACTTCGCACTAATAGCCGTCCAAACAGCCCACGAGATCCCAA GCTTGTGGAGGCAGGGAGCGGCAGTATTCAGAGCTTGTCCCTCTCTGACAGTCACCTGGCGGAGCTGGATGGTGACACACTGCGGTTATTTGGAACCGGAGCCCTGGAGGCCCTGGAGAGGGGCTGGGGAGTTCAGACTGCTGGTGCTGTCACTGTAATAACCTTCCGCTACATCAACTTTGACGCCATTGTACCAACACTGCCGCGAATAAGGATCAAGTTCCCCAATCTATCG CACCTGATCTTCTTGGAAACCAACATCAGCCGTCTGCCCCAGCTGGCTGCCTTGACTCAGGTGAGGCGTCTGGACCAGCTGACCATCCACCCAGAGGGCAACCCAGTGGTCAGTCTGGCTCTTTGGCGCTCCTTCCTCATCTACCGCCTCCACCACTTCAACCTGCAGAAGATCAACGGCCAAGAG GTCACTATGAATGATGTGATCGCTGCAGTGCGTGTGTTTGGGACACTGGGTCATATAGCAGCCACCGAAACTCCACGTTGCCGGCTCCTCCTGCTGCTAGAGGAATCCAG GAAGCGTCAGCTACAATTCCTGTTAGAGGGACGTGGCAGGCGGGCAGGACTGAGTCCAGAGGAGCTGCGAGATAATGGGAAGCTCCTGGGAGAAGGCCTGAGCAGGGCGCTGTTCAACTACCCAAGCAGAGACTGCAGTGCAGAGAGCCCTGAG GAGGGCACTGTGGAGTCATCGGAACGTGCTGCTATGATAGAGCAGTATCTGCAGGAGTTGGTCCAAAGGGCATCAGACACCAATCTGAAGGGTGAAGCACTACACAAGCTCTGGCCCTCCATGTTTGCTGAGATGGTGAGGGACTGTGTATTGGAGATGAGGGACCGAGCGGCCTTCCGCCAAGCCAGCCTTGCGAGGATCTCTGAGACCAAGTGA
- the lrrc49 gene encoding leucine-rich repeat-containing protein 49 isoform X3, giving the protein MELTESKTMRSQKHNSVNDRWVCLTPMVNSCKLHLTTDKSIERAQRMTDSQDIVNEKNTNTGQTINHSNPVPLACGAQSGLDAVSHVTQDASNKSRRPTNGAGATYYRNALNIAKQSGGSGGYKYNAVPGIPFTRLPCDSFASTVQQIDLDRRCLEECPQLGPMDELQLLNLQHNLITRIHHLSHLQQLVFLNLYDNHISEMTGIEYLSSLRILMLGKNRIHKICCLESLSNLTILDLHDNQICRIENVSHLIKLRVLNLAGNNISKVENMQGLNCLTELNLRNNCISIVTEVYRLPCLQRLFLSCNNITSFDQLACLGESHSLSELTLDGNPVALETWYKQAVLRCVLHLRQLDMKRITDEDRRMAGVQARKEEEKKRESHKQTIHKEKRRLAIRNAAQQWEGVRSCLELPPANGAKEEVSPESSPAHSPAQTNGLAQEPSPDEPRRVSPGSGPERPSGGTESRLRTNSRPNSPRDPKLVEAGSGSIQSLSLSDSHLAELDGDTLRLFGTGALEALERGWGVQTAGAVTVITFRYINFDAIVPTLPRIRIKFPNLSHLIFLETNISRLPQLAALTQVRRLDQLTIHPEGNPVVSLALWRSFLIYRLHHFNLQKINGQEVTMNDVIAAVRVFGTLGHIAATETPRCRLLLLLEESRKRQLQFLLEGRGRRAGLSPEELRDNGKLLGEGLSRALFNYPSRDCSAESPEEGTVESSERAAMIEQYLQELVQRASDTNLKGEALHKLWPSMFAEMVRDCVLEMRDRAAFRQASLARISETK; this is encoded by the exons ATGGAACTAACTGAGAGCAAAACGATGCGATCTCAGAAACACAACAGTGTCAACGATAGATGGGTGTGTCTCACCCCCATG GTCAACAGCTGCAAATTGCACCTTACAACTGACAAGTCAATAGAGAGAGCCCAGAGGATG ACTGACTCGCAAGATATTGTAAACGAAAAAAATACGAATACCGGCCAAACAATTAATCATTCTAACCCAG TTCCACTAGCGTGTGGTGCCCAAAGTGGTTTGGATGCAGTATCACATGTAACGCAAGACGCAAGTAACAAATCTAGGAGACCAACCAACGGGGCAGGGGCCACTTACTACCGCAATGCGCTAAACATTGCTAAGCAATCAG GTGGTTCTGGAGGATATAAATACAATGCAGTCCCTGGTATTCCCTTCACTCGATTGCCCTGTGACAGTTTTGCATCCACTGTTCAACAAATTGACTTGGACAG GCGCTGTCTGGAGGAATGCCCCCAGTTGGGTCCTATGGATGAACTACAGCTTCTCAACCTCCAGCACAATCTAATCACAAGGATCCATCATCTGTCACATCTGCAACAGCTTGTTTTCCTGAACCTGTATGACAATCACATTTCTGAAATGACTGGTATTGAATATCTAAGCTCTCTTAGGATCCTTATGCTGGGGAAGAACAG AATCCATAAAATATGCTGCTTGGAAAGCCTGTCCAATCTGACTATCCTGGATCTGCATGACAATCAG ATCTGCAGGATAGAAAACGTGTCCCACCTAATCAAGCTGCGAGTGTTGAACCTGGCAGGAAACAACATATCCAAAGTGGAAAACATGCAAGGCCTCAACTGTTTGACTGAACTCAACCTACGAAACAACTGCATATCTATTGTG aCTGAGGTGTACCGCCTGCCCTGCTTGCAGCGCCTCTTTCTCAGCTGCAACAACATCACCAG TTTTGATCAGCTAGCCTGCCTTGGAGAGTCACACTCCCTTTCTGAGCTCACCCTGGATGGGAATCCTGTAGCCCTGGAGACATGGTACAAGCAGGCCGTCCTGCGCTGTGTGCTTCATCTGAGACAGCTGGACATGAAGCGCATCACA GACGAGGATCGGCGCATGGCTGGTGTACAGGCTcgaaaagaggaggagaagaagagggagagtCACAAGCAGACTATTCATAAG gagaagcGGCGTCTGGCGATCCGTAATGCAGCGCAGCAGTGGGAGGGCGTCAGATCGTGCCTGGAGCTGCCACCCGCAAATGGTGCTAAAGAAGAAGTCAGTCCAGAGAGCAGCCCTGCCCACAGCCCCGCCCAGACCAATGGCCTTGCACAGGAACCATCTCCAGATGAACCCAG GCGGGTAAGTCCAGGTTCAGGACCAGAGAGACCATCAGGGGGAACGGAGAGCAGACTTCGCACTAATAGCCGTCCAAACAGCCCACGAGATCCCAA GCTTGTGGAGGCAGGGAGCGGCAGTATTCAGAGCTTGTCCCTCTCTGACAGTCACCTGGCGGAGCTGGATGGTGACACACTGCGGTTATTTGGAACCGGAGCCCTGGAGGCCCTGGAGAGGGGCTGGGGAGTTCAGACTGCTGGTGCTGTCACTGTAATAACCTTCCGCTACATCAACTTTGACGCCATTGTACCAACACTGCCGCGAATAAGGATCAAGTTCCCCAATCTATCG CACCTGATCTTCTTGGAAACCAACATCAGCCGTCTGCCCCAGCTGGCTGCCTTGACTCAGGTGAGGCGTCTGGACCAGCTGACCATCCACCCAGAGGGCAACCCAGTGGTCAGTCTGGCTCTTTGGCGCTCCTTCCTCATCTACCGCCTCCACCACTTCAACCTGCAGAAGATCAACGGCCAAGAG GTCACTATGAATGATGTGATCGCTGCAGTGCGTGTGTTTGGGACACTGGGTCATATAGCAGCCACCGAAACTCCACGTTGCCGGCTCCTCCTGCTGCTAGAGGAATCCAG GAAGCGTCAGCTACAATTCCTGTTAGAGGGACGTGGCAGGCGGGCAGGACTGAGTCCAGAGGAGCTGCGAGATAATGGGAAGCTCCTGGGAGAAGGCCTGAGCAGGGCGCTGTTCAACTACCCAAGCAGAGACTGCAGTGCAGAGAGCCCTGAG GAGGGCACTGTGGAGTCATCGGAACGTGCTGCTATGATAGAGCAGTATCTGCAGGAGTTGGTCCAAAGGGCATCAGACACCAATCTGAAGGGTGAAGCACTACACAAGCTCTGGCCCTCCATGTTTGCTGAGATGGTGAGGGACTGTGTATTGGAGATGAGGGACCGAGCGGCCTTCCGCCAAGCCAGCCTTGCGAGGATCTCTGAGACCAAGTGA